Proteins from one Halogeometricum sp. S1BR25-6 genomic window:
- a CDS encoding universal stress protein, which translates to MYEDILIPYDGSAEAEMAARHGIELAAELGATVHGLYVIDLPGVPRALSLRDDEEELRSEYKEYGEKVLDELCGIAAEYGVDCETAMRSGSVSERIVDFADEERMDAIVMGSAYRGRIGTLLGGTTDKVVRTATVPVITERMKADNL; encoded by the coding sequence ATGTACGAAGACATACTTATCCCATACGACGGAAGTGCAGAGGCCGAGATGGCCGCGAGACACGGTATCGAACTCGCGGCGGAACTAGGGGCGACGGTCCACGGTCTCTACGTCATCGACCTCCCCGGTGTCCCCCGAGCGCTCTCGCTGCGGGACGACGAGGAGGAACTTCGATCCGAGTACAAAGAGTACGGCGAGAAAGTGCTCGACGAACTGTGCGGCATCGCCGCCGAGTACGGCGTGGACTGCGAGACAGCGATGCGGAGCGGATCGGTCAGCGAGCGCATCGTCGACTTCGCCGACGAGGAGAGGATGGACGCCATCGTGATGGGGTCGGCCTACCGCGGGAGAATCGGTACGCTCCTCGGCGGAACGACGGACAAGGTGGTGCGAACCGCGACCGTTCCGGTCATCACCGAGCGGATGAAAGCCGACAACCTCTAA